In one window of Rathayibacter caricis DSM 15933 DNA:
- a CDS encoding ABC transporter substrate-binding protein — MTAPFRRSRAASAAALALASALALTACSGASDAGTGSGDSAPVDGGRLRLAFFPDNAAFSCVDPFQTYWIEHRTVIRNVADSLTDQDPETGEIRPWLATDWTVNDSGTEYTFDLRSDVTFSDGTAFTADSVKTAFDSAQATLAELPSAYGGVYLAGYAGTDVVDADTVTVRFAAPNASFLQGTSTTNLAILAASSYAATPEERCLGNVVGSGPFTLTDYTPGTGITLDKRDGYAWGSALRENTGEAHLDGIDVTYVAEDSVRVGQLTSDEIDVAWPRNPITENDQAVITGGGDTVESRALPGPASNYYPNVAEGRILSDARVRQAVQKAIDRETYATTVFGADYPAVTSVYNTTTPYWVDESDALAFDAEGAGELLDEAGWELGDDGYRSKDGRRLTLSVPIVAQFGAGDQLIQDQLKQVGIDLELNVITNAQRADVLGSGQYDLISTYYTRADPGVIQWIVDSRVAGSKAQAVNNFAPEQAAEVQALLDEGVQTVDPTARAAVYAELQDYLIDDALVFPFAERVQLAGVSSRVHGFRFTSESFGDFADAWIQP, encoded by the coding sequence ATGACCGCACCCTTCCGACGATCCCGCGCGGCGTCCGCCGCAGCGCTGGCCCTCGCCTCCGCGCTCGCCCTCACCGCCTGCTCCGGCGCCTCCGACGCGGGCACCGGCTCGGGCGACTCCGCCCCGGTCGACGGGGGCCGCCTCCGGCTCGCGTTCTTCCCCGACAACGCGGCGTTCTCGTGCGTCGACCCCTTCCAGACCTACTGGATCGAGCACCGCACGGTGATCCGCAACGTCGCCGACTCCCTCACGGACCAGGACCCCGAGACCGGCGAGATCCGGCCCTGGCTCGCGACCGACTGGACGGTGAACGACTCCGGAACCGAGTACACCTTCGACCTGCGGAGCGACGTGACCTTCTCGGACGGCACCGCGTTCACCGCCGACAGCGTCAAGACCGCCTTCGACAGCGCGCAGGCGACGCTCGCCGAGCTGCCCTCCGCCTACGGAGGCGTCTACCTCGCGGGCTACGCCGGCACCGACGTCGTCGACGCCGACACCGTGACCGTGCGGTTCGCCGCTCCGAACGCCTCGTTCCTGCAGGGCACCTCGACCACGAATCTGGCGATCCTCGCGGCCTCCTCGTACGCCGCGACCCCCGAGGAGCGCTGCCTCGGGAACGTCGTCGGCTCGGGCCCCTTCACCCTCACCGACTACACCCCGGGCACGGGCATCACGCTCGACAAGCGCGACGGGTACGCCTGGGGCTCGGCGCTGCGCGAGAACACGGGGGAGGCGCACCTGGACGGGATCGACGTCACCTACGTCGCCGAGGACAGCGTGCGCGTCGGACAGCTCACCAGCGACGAGATCGACGTCGCCTGGCCGCGCAATCCGATCACCGAGAACGACCAGGCCGTGATCACGGGCGGCGGCGACACGGTCGAGAGCCGCGCACTGCCGGGACCCGCGAGCAACTACTACCCCAACGTCGCCGAGGGGCGGATCCTCTCGGACGCGCGCGTGCGGCAGGCGGTGCAGAAGGCGATCGACCGCGAGACCTACGCGACGACGGTGTTCGGTGCCGACTACCCGGCGGTGACGAGCGTCTACAACACGACCACGCCCTACTGGGTCGACGAGTCGGACGCTCTGGCGTTCGACGCCGAGGGCGCGGGCGAGCTGCTCGACGAGGCCGGCTGGGAGCTCGGCGACGACGGGTACCGGTCGAAGGACGGCCGCAGGCTGACGCTGTCGGTCCCGATCGTTGCGCAGTTCGGCGCGGGCGATCAGCTGATCCAGGACCAGCTGAAGCAGGTCGGCATCGATCTCGAGCTGAACGTGATCACCAACGCCCAGCGCGCCGACGTGCTCGGCAGCGGGCAGTACGACCTGATCTCGACGTACTACACGCGGGCCGATCCCGGAGTGATCCAGTGGATCGTCGACTCGCGCGTCGCCGGATCGAAGGCGCAGGCGGTCAACAACTTCGCTCCGGAGCAGGCCGCCGAGGTGCAGGCACTGCTCGACGAGGGCGTGCAGACGGTCGACCCGACCGCCCGTGCCGCGGTCTACGCCGAGCTGCAGGACTACCTGATCGACGACGCGCTCGTGTTCCCGTTCGCCGAGCGGGTGCAGCTGGCGGGCGTCTCGTCCCGGGTGCACGGCTTCCGCTTCACCTCGGAGTCGTTCGGCGACTTCGCCGACGCCTGGATCCAGCCGTGA
- a CDS encoding sulfurtransferase: MTDTPARSDVLVAPDELEAALASPEPPLVLDVRWRLDRPDGRPAYLEGHLPGAVYVDLDHELAEHGAPEQGRHPLPSVERLQEAARRWGLRQGQSVVVYDDLKNLSSARAWWLLRSAGVAEVRLLDGSLRAWTGSGRPLATGPVEHPEGDVELRYGALPVLDIDDAAALPGHGVLLDARAPERFRGDVEPIDPRAGHIPGARNAPATANVDDSGRFLPGDELRARFESLGVSGDAPVGVYCGSGVTAAADAVALTLAGFAPRVFPGSWSQWSNTPGRPVAVGDA, from the coding sequence ATGACCGACACCCCCGCCCGGAGCGATGTCCTCGTCGCCCCCGACGAGCTCGAGGCGGCCCTCGCCTCGCCCGAGCCGCCCCTCGTCCTGGACGTGCGCTGGCGGCTGGACCGCCCCGACGGGCGCCCGGCGTACCTGGAGGGCCACCTGCCCGGCGCGGTCTACGTCGACCTCGACCACGAGCTGGCGGAGCACGGTGCACCGGAGCAGGGACGGCACCCGCTGCCCTCCGTCGAGCGGCTGCAGGAGGCGGCGCGCCGCTGGGGCCTGCGGCAGGGACAGTCCGTCGTCGTCTACGACGACCTCAAGAACCTGTCGTCGGCCCGTGCCTGGTGGTTGCTGCGCTCCGCCGGCGTGGCGGAAGTGCGCCTGCTCGACGGCTCGCTGCGCGCGTGGACCGGCTCGGGCCGCCCGCTCGCGACCGGGCCGGTCGAGCATCCGGAGGGGGACGTGGAGCTGCGCTACGGCGCGCTGCCCGTGCTCGACATCGACGACGCCGCCGCGCTGCCCGGGCACGGCGTGCTGCTGGACGCCCGTGCACCCGAGCGGTTCCGCGGGGACGTCGAGCCGATCGACCCGCGGGCGGGGCACATCCCCGGCGCCCGCAACGCCCCGGCGACCGCGAACGTCGACGACTCCGGCCGCTTCCTGCCGGGCGACGAGCTCCGCGCCCGCTTCGAGTCACTGGGCGTAAGCGGCGACGCGCCCGTCGGCGTCTACTGCGGTTCCGGAGTGACGGCCGCAGCCGATGCGGTCGCCCTCACGCTCGCGGGCTTCGCCCCGCGGGTGTTCCCGGGTTCCTGGTCGCAGTGGTCCAACACGCCGGGCCGCCCGGTCGCCGTCGGCGACGCCTGA
- a CDS encoding dipeptide ABC transporter ATP-binding protein, translating into MSALVRLESLSVSYDGRPVVHDVSLEIAPGEIVAVVGESGSGKSTTANAVLGLLPANGRVTGGSITIDGSDVTAASEKELRRLRGRFVALVPQDPMVGLNPTLRIGAQVAESVRLRGVDRRSVDAEVLAALAEAGIDDPELRSRQYPHELSGGLRQRALIAIALAGKPRLIIADEPTSALDVTVQKRILDHLQSLVREQGISLLIITHDLAVAADRADRVLVMRAGRVVEEGAPARILVAPREEYTRALIAAAPGLGHGGAIVPRFTRVEPAPEVLRIENVVHEFALPGRRPDLRALDDVSFSIRAGQTLALVGESGSGKTTALRIALGLVAPTSGRVLVEGVDVTRAREREWRPLRRRIQLVHQNPFAALDPRFTVLESVIEPLVSFRLGDRSSRLQRARELLERVGLPESSLSRLPVELSGGQRQRVALARALALGPDLVLLDEPVSALDVSVQAQILDLLVELQQDLGVAYLFVSHDLAVVAEVSHEVVVLNRGRIEEAGTTAQVFGSPQAEYTRALLAAVPGTSVAGAVA; encoded by the coding sequence ATGAGCGCGCTGGTGCGGCTCGAGAGCCTCTCGGTCTCGTACGACGGCCGGCCCGTGGTGCACGACGTCTCGCTCGAGATCGCCCCGGGCGAGATCGTGGCGGTCGTCGGCGAGTCCGGCTCCGGCAAATCCACGACAGCGAACGCCGTGCTGGGCCTGCTCCCGGCGAACGGCCGCGTGACGGGCGGATCGATCACGATCGACGGCTCCGACGTGACCGCCGCGTCCGAGAAGGAGCTGCGCCGACTCCGCGGTCGGTTCGTCGCCCTCGTGCCGCAGGATCCGATGGTCGGGCTGAACCCGACGCTGCGCATCGGCGCGCAGGTCGCCGAGTCGGTGCGCCTGCGCGGAGTCGACCGCCGCTCCGTCGACGCGGAGGTGCTGGCGGCGCTCGCCGAGGCCGGCATCGACGACCCGGAGCTGCGCTCCCGGCAGTACCCGCACGAGCTCTCGGGCGGACTGCGCCAACGGGCGCTCATCGCGATAGCGCTCGCGGGGAAGCCGCGGCTGATCATCGCCGACGAGCCCACGTCGGCGCTCGACGTCACGGTGCAGAAGCGGATCCTCGACCACCTGCAGTCGCTGGTGCGGGAGCAGGGCATCTCGCTCCTGATCATCACCCACGATCTCGCCGTCGCCGCCGACCGGGCCGACCGGGTGCTCGTGATGCGCGCGGGCCGCGTGGTCGAGGAGGGAGCACCCGCGCGGATCCTCGTCGCTCCCCGCGAGGAGTACACCCGGGCGCTGATCGCCGCCGCCCCGGGCCTGGGACACGGGGGCGCGATCGTGCCGCGCTTCACGCGGGTGGAGCCCGCGCCGGAGGTGCTCCGCATCGAGAACGTGGTGCACGAATTCGCTCTGCCGGGCCGCCGGCCCGACCTCCGCGCGCTGGACGACGTGTCGTTCTCGATCCGCGCCGGGCAAACCCTCGCCCTGGTGGGGGAGTCCGGATCGGGCAAGACGACCGCCCTGCGGATCGCGCTCGGACTCGTCGCGCCGACGAGCGGCCGCGTGCTGGTCGAGGGCGTCGACGTGACCCGGGCGCGCGAGCGGGAGTGGCGGCCGCTGCGCCGCCGGATCCAGCTCGTGCACCAGAACCCGTTCGCCGCGCTCGACCCCCGCTTCACGGTGCTCGAGTCGGTGATCGAACCGCTGGTCTCGTTCCGCCTCGGGGACCGCTCCTCGCGGCTGCAGCGGGCCCGCGAGCTCCTCGAGCGGGTCGGGCTGCCGGAGTCGTCCCTCTCCCGGCTGCCGGTCGAGCTGTCCGGCGGTCAGCGCCAGCGCGTCGCCCTCGCCCGCGCTCTCGCGCTCGGGCCGGACCTCGTGCTCCTCGACGAGCCGGTCTCGGCGCTCGACGTGTCGGTGCAGGCGCAGATCCTCGACCTGCTCGTCGAGCTGCAGCAGGACCTCGGAGTGGCGTACCTGTTCGTCTCGCACGATCTCGCGGTCGTCGCCGAGGTCTCCCACGAGGTCGTCGTGCTGAACCGTGGGCGCATCGAGGAGGCGGGGACGACCGCGCAGGTCTTCGGCTCGCCACAGGCGGAGTACACCCGGGCGCTCCTGGCCGCCGTGCCGGGCACGTCCGTAGCGGGAGCCGTCGCATGA
- a CDS encoding ABC transporter permease encodes MTLELTRPDTSVEAAPPVVTPVATAHGRGARRRRTLRLLLRRPGFLIALAFAVFVLVSAIAPALFTSYDPYATAPIDKLQAPSAAHLFGTDELGRDLFARVLHGGALTIQATVIALAIALVGGLTLGVVSGYSGGVVDAVIMRIVDVLLAVPGLLLALAIVTAIGFGTLPVALAVGIGILPGFARTTRAEVLRVKTLPYVEAARTGGATRLRVLVRHVLPNSWGPVAVLAVLDLGTAIIAVAALSFLGFGAAPPAAEWGTLISTGRNYLVTSPWLSLLPGLFVGLLVFSLNHVAKTIEEVQR; translated from the coding sequence GTGACGCTCGAACTCACCCGTCCCGACACCTCCGTCGAGGCCGCGCCGCCCGTCGTGACTCCCGTCGCGACCGCGCACGGGCGCGGGGCGCGGCGGCGGCGGACGCTCCGCCTGCTCCTGCGCCGACCGGGCTTCCTGATCGCCCTCGCCTTCGCCGTCTTCGTGCTGGTGTCGGCGATCGCTCCCGCGCTGTTCACCTCGTACGATCCGTACGCGACCGCTCCGATCGACAAGCTCCAGGCGCCGAGCGCCGCGCACCTCTTCGGCACCGACGAGCTCGGCCGCGACCTGTTCGCGCGCGTCCTGCACGGCGGAGCGCTCACGATCCAGGCGACCGTGATCGCCCTGGCCATCGCGCTGGTCGGCGGTCTGACACTCGGGGTCGTCTCCGGCTATTCCGGGGGAGTCGTGGACGCCGTGATCATGCGGATCGTCGACGTCCTGCTCGCCGTTCCCGGCCTGCTGCTCGCGCTGGCGATCGTCACGGCGATCGGATTCGGGACACTGCCCGTCGCCCTCGCGGTCGGGATAGGGATCCTGCCGGGATTCGCGCGGACGACGCGGGCGGAGGTGCTCCGGGTGAAGACGCTGCCCTACGTCGAGGCGGCGCGCACCGGCGGAGCCACGCGACTGCGGGTGCTGGTGCGGCACGTGCTGCCCAACTCCTGGGGCCCGGTCGCCGTCCTCGCCGTCCTGGATCTCGGCACGGCGATCATCGCGGTCGCGGCGCTGAGCTTCCTCGGCTTCGGAGCCGCTCCGCCCGCGGCCGAGTGGGGCACGCTCATCTCGACCGGCCGCAACTACCTGGTGACGAGCCCGTGGCTGTCCCTGCTGCCCGGCCTCTTCGTCGGACTGCTGGTGTTCTCGCTCAACCACGTCGCCAAGACGATCGAGGAGGTGCAGCGATGA
- a CDS encoding alpha/beta hydrolase: protein MTAPALAPAPLAFDEPDGIAPRGTLVVLAGRGETPAVYERFGSRLARDAYRVRVLGEAIADGVADAARALLADPSLVAPVVLVGSDAGAAIALEIAATTAVDAVVVAGLPVRPEGAAVADRTACPAHAGVLARETGSVPTAVLPPELLAVAASAVAVPLLALHGDADPVSPVEEAVAVHRTAPHAEIHLVAGGRHDVLNDVTHRSVAATVVLFLERVRVSAGAAPIVERLDA from the coding sequence ATGACCGCCCCCGCCCTCGCACCCGCTCCTCTTGCCTTCGACGAGCCCGACGGGATCGCCCCGCGCGGCACGCTCGTCGTGCTCGCCGGCCGGGGCGAGACCCCGGCCGTCTACGAGCGCTTCGGCTCCCGCCTCGCCCGCGACGCCTACCGGGTCCGCGTGCTCGGCGAGGCGATCGCCGACGGCGTCGCCGATGCCGCGCGGGCGCTCCTCGCCGATCCGTCCCTCGTCGCCCCCGTCGTGCTCGTCGGCTCCGACGCAGGCGCGGCGATCGCGCTCGAGATCGCGGCCACCACCGCGGTCGACGCCGTCGTGGTCGCGGGCCTCCCGGTCCGCCCCGAGGGAGCGGCCGTCGCCGATCGCACCGCCTGCCCGGCCCACGCCGGCGTCCTCGCCCGCGAGACCGGCTCCGTCCCCACCGCTGTCCTGCCGCCCGAGCTGCTCGCGGTGGCGGCGAGCGCCGTCGCGGTGCCGCTGCTCGCCCTGCACGGCGACGCCGACCCGGTCAGCCCCGTGGAGGAGGCGGTCGCCGTGCACCGCACCGCCCCGCACGCCGAGATCCACCTGGTCGCGGGCGGCCGGCACGACGTCCTGAACGACGTCACGCACCGCTCCGTCGCCGCGACCGTCGTGCTCTTCCTCGAGCGGGTCAGGGTCTCTGCGGGTGCCGCGCCGATCGTCGAGCGGCTCGACGCGTGA
- a CDS encoding ketopantoate reductase family protein, which produces MSGRFVVIGAGAVGSVLAAQLHLSGHPVVLVARGEQLRVLRRSGLTVRRPAGDESVAVPVAAGPEEVAPIRGDVLVLAVKAQDAEAALAEWAWTPLVGGGAGADLPVLTLQNGLAAEDAALRRFRDVFGVSIGIAASFLEPGEVVSPSFPTVGVLWIGRYPDADDPRAEEYAAILRRAGFAARAVGDISGWKARKLIVNTANGLDLFAGTDVERAQARTALAAEARAVLLADGRAIAEDDGTRLVVDPVPGHVPGRLSTWQSFARGAGSEVDLLNGEIVLLSRRTGVPAPVNERLQSLLGRHGAEAARAPLALAELLHPHTVPRDTVPSERVPA; this is translated from the coding sequence ATGAGCGGGCGCTTCGTGGTGATCGGAGCGGGCGCCGTCGGCTCCGTCCTCGCCGCGCAGCTCCACCTCTCCGGGCACCCCGTCGTCCTCGTGGCCCGCGGAGAGCAGCTCCGCGTGCTGCGCAGGAGCGGGCTCACCGTGCGCCGGCCGGCGGGCGACGAGAGCGTCGCCGTGCCGGTGGCCGCCGGGCCGGAGGAGGTCGCGCCGATCCGCGGCGACGTGCTCGTGCTCGCGGTCAAGGCGCAGGACGCCGAGGCGGCGCTCGCCGAGTGGGCCTGGACACCGCTGGTCGGCGGGGGAGCGGGCGCCGACCTGCCCGTCCTCACCCTGCAGAACGGGCTCGCGGCCGAGGACGCGGCGCTCCGCCGCTTCCGCGACGTCTTCGGCGTCTCGATCGGCATCGCCGCGAGCTTCCTCGAGCCCGGCGAGGTCGTCTCGCCGTCCTTCCCGACCGTGGGCGTGCTCTGGATCGGCCGGTACCCGGACGCGGACGACCCGCGCGCGGAGGAGTACGCCGCGATCCTCCGCCGCGCAGGATTCGCCGCCCGCGCCGTCGGCGACATCAGCGGTTGGAAGGCCCGGAAGCTCATCGTCAACACGGCGAACGGCCTCGACCTCTTCGCCGGCACGGACGTCGAGAGGGCGCAGGCGCGCACGGCGCTCGCCGCGGAGGCGCGGGCCGTGCTGCTCGCCGACGGCCGCGCGATCGCCGAGGACGACGGCACGCGCCTCGTCGTCGATCCGGTTCCCGGGCACGTCCCCGGGCGCCTCTCGACCTGGCAGAGCTTCGCCCGGGGCGCCGGGAGCGAGGTCGATCTGCTGAACGGCGAGATCGTGCTGCTCTCGCGGCGCACGGGCGTGCCCGCGCCCGTGAACGAGCGCCTCCAGTCCCTCCTCGGCCGGCACGGAGCGGAGGCGGCCCGCGCGCCGCTCGCGCTGGCCGAGCTCCTGCATCCCCACACCGTTCCTCGCGACACCGTCCCCTCAGAAAGGGTCCCCGCATGA
- a CDS encoding ABC transporter permease — MTTLEAPPAVVGGRPGSRSASSGLGRYVLGRVAQAVLVLWAAYTVTFAVLWLLPSDPLALLLSANNVELDSLSPQQLAEAQARYGLDQPVWQQYAGMLGSALRGDFGTSITKGIPVTDLIAEKLPGTLQLSALAIGLALVGGTALAYVAALVQWRPLKTVLGRLPSAGVAFPGFWIGLLLIQFFAFTLHLLPSTGSATPASLILPAVTMAIPTSAMLAQVLIRSFADVQTESYITTARAKGLGRAAVQWRHAFRNASLPTLTILGVLAGNTVTGAIVAETIFARQGIGTLAQESVLTQDVPVVQAIVVLAAAVFVGVNLLVDLLYPLLDPRITYTPKAARP; from the coding sequence GTGACGACCCTCGAGGCTCCGCCCGCCGTGGTCGGCGGGAGGCCGGGCTCGCGCTCCGCCTCCTCCGGCCTCGGCCGGTACGTCCTCGGGAGGGTCGCGCAGGCGGTCCTCGTGCTCTGGGCCGCGTACACGGTGACCTTCGCCGTGCTGTGGCTGCTGCCGAGCGACCCGCTGGCGCTCCTCCTGTCGGCCAACAACGTCGAGCTCGACTCGCTCTCGCCGCAGCAGCTCGCCGAGGCGCAGGCCCGCTACGGCCTCGACCAGCCGGTCTGGCAGCAGTACGCGGGCATGCTCGGCAGCGCGCTGCGGGGCGACTTCGGCACGTCGATCACGAAGGGGATCCCGGTCACCGACCTGATCGCCGAGAAGCTGCCGGGCACGCTGCAGCTCAGCGCTCTGGCGATCGGCCTCGCCCTGGTCGGCGGCACGGCGCTCGCGTACGTCGCGGCGCTGGTGCAGTGGCGGCCCCTCAAGACCGTGCTGGGGAGGCTCCCCTCGGCGGGAGTGGCGTTCCCGGGCTTCTGGATCGGGCTCCTGCTCATCCAGTTCTTCGCCTTCACGCTGCACCTGCTGCCGTCCACGGGCAGCGCGACGCCGGCGAGCCTGATCCTGCCGGCGGTCACGATGGCGATCCCGACCTCGGCGATGCTCGCCCAGGTGCTGATCCGCAGCTTCGCGGACGTGCAGACGGAGTCGTACATCACGACCGCGCGGGCGAAGGGGCTCGGTCGGGCGGCAGTGCAGTGGCGGCACGCGTTCCGCAACGCCTCGCTCCCGACGCTGACGATCCTCGGCGTCCTCGCCGGCAACACCGTGACGGGGGCGATCGTGGCCGAGACGATCTTCGCCCGGCAGGGCATCGGCACTCTCGCCCAGGAGTCGGTGCTCACCCAGGACGTGCCGGTGGTCCAGGCGATCGTGGTGCTCGCCGCCGCGGTCTTCGTGGGCGTGAACCTCCTGGTCGACCTGCTCTACCCGCTCCTGGATCCGCGCATCACCTACACCCCGAAGGCGGCTCGACCGTGA
- a CDS encoding FAD-binding oxidoreductase: protein MSALAPDLPSLRADRSGWSPGGVPAEVVRARSVDEVRATLARASAEGIPVVTRGAASGLAGAASAGEGSLILDVSGLHRILSIDPVDQVARVEPGVITADLDRAAAEHGLLYAPDPGSVEISTVGGNIATNAGGLRGAKYGVTRDAVLALDVVLADGSLVHLGRDTLKGVVGLDLTALVVGSEGSLGVVVGATLRLLPRPRSVATAAAYFADVATGAEATTALARAGLRPSVLELVDDRTLGAIDALRGTALALRGGAFLLVQTDGFGAADEIEAVRTVLAETALSVETTLDPAEGLALASARRDALPAIEARGRVLIEDIAVPRSRLAEAIRRVHAIAEDTGADVYVFAHAGDGNLHPIIRVRNDSDAARRQAEAAAEAVFALALELGGTVSGEHGVGALKREWARRELGPEVVALQRAVRRVFDPQGILNPGTAL from the coding sequence GTGAGCGCCCTCGCGCCCGATCTCCCCTCCCTCCGCGCCGACCGCTCGGGCTGGTCCCCGGGCGGAGTCCCGGCGGAGGTCGTCCGTGCCCGCTCGGTCGACGAGGTGCGCGCGACCCTCGCCCGGGCGTCCGCGGAGGGGATCCCCGTCGTGACGCGGGGAGCCGCCTCCGGGCTCGCGGGAGCCGCCAGCGCCGGGGAGGGCTCGCTGATCCTCGACGTCTCGGGACTGCACCGCATCCTCTCGATCGACCCCGTCGACCAGGTCGCGCGCGTCGAGCCCGGCGTGATCACGGCCGACCTCGACCGGGCCGCCGCCGAGCACGGCCTCCTCTACGCCCCGGACCCCGGCAGCGTGGAGATCTCGACCGTCGGCGGCAACATCGCGACGAACGCCGGCGGCCTCCGCGGAGCCAAGTACGGGGTCACCCGCGACGCGGTCCTCGCCCTCGACGTCGTGCTGGCCGACGGGTCGCTCGTGCACCTCGGCCGCGACACTCTGAAGGGCGTCGTCGGTCTCGATCTCACGGCACTCGTCGTGGGCTCGGAGGGGAGTCTCGGCGTCGTCGTCGGCGCCACGCTGCGACTCCTCCCGCGGCCACGGTCCGTCGCCACCGCTGCGGCCTACTTCGCCGACGTCGCGACCGGAGCCGAGGCCACCACCGCCCTCGCCCGTGCGGGACTGCGCCCGAGCGTCCTCGAACTGGTCGACGACCGTACGCTCGGGGCGATCGACGCCCTCCGGGGCACCGCGCTGGCCCTCCGCGGCGGCGCCTTCCTCCTGGTGCAGACCGACGGCTTCGGCGCGGCCGACGAGATCGAGGCGGTCCGCACCGTCCTCGCCGAGACCGCCCTCAGCGTCGAGACGACGCTCGACCCCGCGGAGGGACTCGCGCTCGCCTCCGCTCGCCGCGACGCCCTCCCCGCGATCGAGGCGCGCGGCCGGGTCCTCATCGAGGACATCGCCGTGCCGCGGTCCCGGCTCGCCGAGGCGATCCGGCGGGTGCACGCGATCGCCGAGGACACCGGTGCCGACGTCTACGTCTTCGCCCACGCGGGCGACGGCAACCTGCACCCGATCATCCGCGTGCGCAACGACTCCGACGCGGCCCGGCGCCAAGCCGAGGCCGCCGCGGAGGCGGTCTTCGCCCTCGCCCTGGAGCTCGGCGGCACCGTCAGCGGCGAGCACGGCGTCGGCGCCCTCAAGCGCGAGTGGGCCCGCCGTGAGCTCGGACCCGAGGTCGTCGCCCTGCAGCGAGCGGTGCGGCGGGTCTTCGATCCGCAGGGCATCCTGAATCCCGGAACAGCGCTGTGA